A section of the Chryseobacterium scophthalmum genome encodes:
- a CDS encoding Lrp/AsnC family transcriptional regulator gives MDLKDKMILSIIQEDSTYSVKEISEKIGLTFTPTYERIKQLEKQGIIEKYVGLLNREKLGLNIVVYCNVRLKEQSKKVLETFEKNIMQHDEVQEIISLSGEYDYMLKIIAKDINSYNNFTVNVISNIPNIGQYHSSIVLHEVKKSTKFKIDLG, from the coding sequence TTAAAAGACAAAATGATTCTCAGCATCATTCAGGAAGACTCTACCTATTCTGTGAAAGAAATTTCAGAAAAGATTGGTCTTACCTTTACTCCGACGTATGAACGTATCAAACAGCTGGAAAAACAAGGAATCATCGAAAAATATGTTGGTCTTTTGAACCGTGAAAAACTGGGCTTAAATATTGTTGTTTATTGCAATGTTCGTTTGAAAGAACAATCGAAAAAAGTGCTTGAAACTTTTGAGAAAAACATTATGCAACACGATGAAGTTCAGGAAATCATCAGTCTTTCGGGTGAATATGATTATATGCTGAAGATTATCGCTAAAGACATCAATTCTTACAATAATTTTACGGTAAATGTAATTTCAAATATTCCTAATATCGGACAATATCATAGTTCTATCGTACTTCACGAGGTTAAAAAATCTACTAAGTTTAAGATTGATTTAGGTTAA
- the argH gene encoding argininosuccinate lyase: MKKIWQKDDNATNILVNKFTVGKDLDFDERLAKYDVQGSMAHCKMLAEVGIISNEESKQMLSVLGEILEDIENGTFEIDKTAEDIHSQVESILIEKLGDTGKKIHTARSRNDQVLLDIKLYLVDEIREITALTDEFFQILIKLADQHKNVLLPGYTHLQIAMPSSFGLWFGAYAEALLDDVEMLFSVKNIINKNPLGSAAGYGSSFPIDRESTTYNLGFQSMNYNSVYAQMTRGKSEKMLSMAMATLAGTLGKFSYDVCLYLSQNFDFISFPKEFTTGSSIMPHKKNPDIFELVRARCNRIQSLPNEFIMLTNNLPSGYHRDMQLTKEILFPAIDSLKECLEILSYTLPNIQVKDGILEDEKYKYLFSVEKINEEVKNGSSFRDAYVKVGQEIENNEFDFEIAKLNHTHQGSIGNLCLDKIEYQFNKLKNKLLG; the protein is encoded by the coding sequence ATGAAAAAAATATGGCAAAAAGATGACAACGCCACCAATATATTAGTTAACAAATTTACAGTCGGGAAGGATCTTGACTTTGATGAACGTCTGGCGAAATACGATGTTCAAGGTTCGATGGCGCATTGTAAAATGTTGGCAGAAGTGGGAATTATTTCGAATGAAGAATCAAAGCAGATGTTATCTGTTTTGGGAGAGATTTTAGAAGATATCGAAAATGGAACTTTTGAAATCGATAAAACTGCGGAAGACATTCACTCGCAGGTTGAATCTATCTTAATTGAAAAATTAGGAGATACAGGAAAGAAAATTCATACGGCGCGTTCTAGAAATGATCAGGTTTTATTAGATATTAAATTGTATTTGGTTGATGAAATTCGTGAAATTACAGCGTTGACAGACGAATTCTTTCAAATATTAATCAAACTGGCGGATCAGCATAAAAATGTTTTGCTTCCAGGTTATACGCATTTACAGATTGCGATGCCTTCATCGTTTGGATTATGGTTTGGAGCGTATGCAGAAGCGTTGTTAGATGATGTCGAAATGTTATTTTCGGTTAAAAATATCATTAATAAAAATCCATTAGGTTCGGCGGCGGGTTATGGTTCGTCTTTCCCGATTGATCGTGAGAGTACGACCTATAATTTAGGTTTTCAGTCGATGAATTACAATTCCGTTTATGCTCAAATGACGCGTGGAAAATCAGAGAAAATGTTGTCTATGGCAATGGCAACTTTGGCAGGAACTTTAGGTAAATTTTCTTATGATGTTTGCCTGTATTTAAGTCAGAATTTTGATTTTATCAGTTTTCCTAAAGAATTTACAACAGGAAGCAGCATTATGCCTCACAAGAAAAATCCGGATATTTTCGAACTGGTTCGTGCACGTTGCAATAGAATTCAGTCCTTACCGAATGAGTTTATTATGTTGACGAACAATCTTCCTTCCGGTTATCACCGAGATATGCAGTTGACGAAAGAAATTCTTTTTCCTGCAATCGATTCTTTGAAAGAATGTCTTGAGATTTTGAGTTATACCTTACCGAATATTCAGGTGAAAGATGGGATTTTGGAAGATGAAAAGTACAAATATCTTTTCAGTGTAGAGAAAATTAATGAAGAAGTAAAAAACGGAAGTTCATTCCGTGATGCCTATGTAAAAGTAGGGCAGGAGATTGAAAATAATGAGTTTGATTTTGAAATAGCAAAGCTAAATCATACCCATCAGGGAAGTATTGGAAATCTTTGTCTGGATAAAATAGAATATCAGTTTAATAAGCTGAAAAATAAATTATTGGGTTGA
- a CDS encoding M20 family metallo-hydrolase → MQELRSVYSKEELLNNAVELLKKLIEIPSFSKDEFNTSVEIENFFKKNSIPTKRFKNNIWAVNKNFDVFKPSILLNTHHDTVKPNKAYTLDPFLPIEKDGKLFGLGSNDAGASLVSMAQVFLHFFDKEDLKYNLVIALTAEEEISGFDGIEALFSQLPNVELAIVGEPTQMDLAIAEKGLLVIDGEMKGTPSHAAHPNDDNSIIKCMEDLQQILNFKFPKVSDYLGEVKVTLSGIHAGVQHNVVPESCAFTLDVRVTDEYSNKEAFEIIQSQMKSTLTARSFRLNSSKIEMEHPFVQAGLEIGRTTYGSPTSSDQAIIPCTSVKIGPGDSRRSHTADEFIFIKEIEEGIEIYIQILEKVL, encoded by the coding sequence ATGCAGGAACTGAGATCTGTTTATAGTAAAGAAGAATTACTGAATAATGCAGTAGAATTGTTGAAAAAACTGATTGAAATCCCGTCATTCAGCAAAGATGAATTTAATACGTCTGTGGAAATCGAAAACTTTTTTAAAAAGAACAGTATTCCTACAAAACGTTTTAAAAATAACATTTGGGCAGTGAATAAAAATTTTGATGTTTTCAAACCATCAATTTTGTTGAATACGCATCACGATACCGTAAAACCAAATAAAGCTTATACTTTAGATCCTTTTTTACCGATTGAAAAAGATGGAAAGTTATTCGGATTGGGAAGCAACGATGCGGGAGCTTCATTGGTTTCTATGGCACAGGTTTTTTTGCATTTTTTTGATAAAGAAGACTTAAAATATAATTTAGTTATTGCTTTGACGGCAGAGGAGGAGATCTCAGGGTTTGATGGGATAGAAGCTTTATTTTCGCAGCTTCCGAATGTGGAGCTTGCTATTGTAGGGGAACCAACGCAGATGGATCTGGCGATTGCGGAAAAAGGACTTTTGGTCATTGATGGAGAAATGAAAGGAACTCCTTCTCACGCCGCTCATCCGAATGACGATAATTCGATCATAAAATGCATGGAAGATCTGCAGCAAATTTTAAACTTTAAATTTCCAAAAGTTTCGGATTATTTGGGAGAGGTTAAGGTGACACTTTCGGGAATTCATGCCGGAGTTCAGCATAATGTCGTTCCAGAATCGTGTGCTTTTACTTTGGATGTAAGGGTTACGGATGAATATTCTAATAAAGAAGCGTTTGAGATCATTCAATCGCAGATGAAATCGACTTTAACGGCAAGGTCTTTCAGATTAAATTCATCAAAAATCGAAATGGAACATCCATTCGTACAGGCTGGTTTGGAAATCGGTAGGACAACTTATGGCTCTCCAACTTCATCCGATCAGGCAATCATTCCTTGTACATCGGTAAAAATCGGTCCTGGTGACAGTAGGCGCTCACACACTGCGGATGAATTTATTTTCATCAAAGAAATTGAGGAAGGAATTGAGATTTACATCCAGATTCTTGAAAAAGTTTTATAA
- the argB gene encoding acetylglutamate kinase codes for MKEKLYIIKIGGALIDDEELLNEFLEQFSEIKEKKILVHGGGKLATTLADKLGVEQKMVNGRRITDKDTLDIVAMVYAGGINKNIVAKLQHKKCKAMGFSGADANLIKAKKREHAEIDFGFVGDITEKSVNRKLISKLLKLELVPVFSAITHDKKGHLFNTNADTIASVIAQALSVKYDVELLYCFDKEGVLEDVNNPESVIKNISEEKFSTLKDEGKLHKGILPKLENALGAVKNKVNKVFLIKETALKNHIENHHAGTEICL; via the coding sequence ATGAAAGAAAAATTATACATCATAAAAATCGGCGGTGCTTTAATTGATGATGAGGAATTATTGAACGAATTTTTAGAGCAGTTTTCTGAAATTAAAGAAAAGAAAATTTTGGTTCATGGAGGCGGAAAATTAGCGACAACTTTAGCTGATAAATTAGGCGTTGAACAGAAAATGGTTAACGGACGAAGAATTACAGATAAAGATACTTTGGATATTGTGGCGATGGTGTATGCAGGAGGAATCAACAAAAATATTGTCGCAAAACTTCAGCATAAAAAATGTAAAGCAATGGGATTTTCGGGAGCTGATGCCAATTTAATTAAAGCCAAAAAAAGAGAACACGCAGAAATAGACTTCGGATTTGTGGGTGATATTACGGAGAAAAGCGTGAACAGAAAATTGATTTCAAAATTATTAAAACTTGAATTAGTTCCTGTGTTTTCCGCGATTACTCACGATAAAAAAGGGCATCTTTTCAATACCAATGCAGATACCATTGCTTCGGTAATTGCTCAGGCTTTATCGGTAAAATATGATGTTGAATTGTTGTATTGTTTTGATAAAGAGGGCGTTTTGGAAGATGTAAACAATCCTGAATCTGTCATCAAAAATATTTCAGAAGAAAAATTTTCAACCTTAAAAGATGAAGGAAAGCTTCATAAAGGAATTCTTCCCAAATTAGAAAATGCTCTTGGAGCAGTGAAAAATAAAGTTAATAAGGTATTCTTGATTAAGGAAACCGCACTAAAAAACCATATAGAAAATCATCATGCAGGAACTGAGATCTGTTTATAG
- a CDS encoding acetylornithine carbamoyltransferase yields the protein MKKFTSVSDVKNLQDIIKKALQIKENPLSETGKGKGKTIGLVFLNSSLRTRLSSQIAAQNLGLNVLTLNAAQEAWNLEFADGAVMNGDTVEHIKDAIEVLNQYCDIIAVRCFAGMKSKEDDVNESILSQFEQHAKVPVISLESATRHPLQSLADCITITENWSFDKLKTDKKPKVVLTWAPHIKPIAHAVGNSFAEWMQEMDVELVITNPEGYNLDKNFTKDVKVIHNQDEALKDADFIYVKNWSSFDDYAAMPEVKENWMLTNEKLANTNRAKVMHCLPVRRNVELSDEVMDGENSIIYQQAKNRIFSAQAVFSEILDELNS from the coding sequence ATGAAAAAATTCACCTCTGTAAGTGATGTTAAAAACTTACAGGACATTATAAAAAAAGCTTTACAAATTAAAGAAAACCCTCTTTCGGAAACCGGAAAGGGAAAAGGAAAAACCATCGGACTTGTATTTTTAAATTCAAGTTTAAGAACCCGTTTAAGCAGCCAGATTGCGGCACAAAATTTAGGGTTAAATGTGTTGACGTTAAATGCAGCTCAAGAAGCTTGGAACTTAGAGTTTGCAGACGGAGCTGTGATGAACGGCGATACTGTTGAACATATCAAAGATGCTATCGAAGTATTAAATCAATATTGTGATATCATCGCAGTGCGTTGTTTTGCAGGAATGAAAAGCAAGGAAGATGATGTTAACGAAAGTATTTTAAGCCAGTTCGAGCAACATGCAAAAGTTCCGGTTATCTCTTTGGAATCGGCAACGCGTCACCCTTTGCAAAGTTTGGCAGATTGCATTACGATTACTGAAAACTGGTCTTTCGACAAGCTCAAGACTGACAAAAAACCGAAAGTTGTGTTGACTTGGGCTCCACATATCAAACCAATTGCTCATGCGGTTGGGAATTCTTTCGCAGAATGGATGCAGGAAATGGATGTTGAGTTGGTAATCACAAATCCAGAAGGATATAATTTAGATAAAAACTTTACAAAAGACGTAAAAGTAATTCACAATCAGGATGAAGCTTTGAAAGATGCGGATTTCATTTATGTAAAAAACTGGTCATCTTTTGATGATTATGCAGCAATGCCAGAAGTGAAAGAAAACTGGATGCTGACGAACGAAAAATTAGCCAATACCAATCGGGCAAAAGTAATGCATTGTCTTCCCGTTCGTCGTAATGTAGAATTGAGTGATGAGGTGATGGATGGTGAAAATTCCATCATTTATCAACAGGCAAAAAATCGAATTTTCTCCGCACAAGCTGTTTTCAGTGAAATTTTGGATGAATTGAATTCTTAA
- a CDS encoding aspartate aminotransferase family protein: MNLFNVYPLFNINPVKAQESFLWDDKGQKYLDFYGGHAVISIGHNHPHYQIQLKKQLDKISFYSNSVQNELQTELADKLGKLSGLEDYNLFLCNSGAEANENALKLASFHNGKSKVLYFSGSFHGRTSAAVSVTDNPKIVAPVNYDERFIRSEWNNIEQLETVFENQGSEISSVIIEGIQGVGGIMIPTVEFLTKIKELCEKYGAVLILDEVQSGYGRSGHFFAHQEFGIEADIITTAKGMGNGFPIGGVLIHPKFQASNGLLGTTFGGNHLACVAAIAVLDVMKDENLIENAQEMGEYIENELKDFPHIKTIRRKGLMIGIELDRDCSDVRNSLLYDHHIFTGNSNDKTVLRILPALNIKKEETDLFIGALQEVLENI; this comes from the coding sequence ATGAATTTATTCAACGTATATCCATTATTCAATATAAATCCAGTAAAAGCTCAGGAATCATTTCTTTGGGACGATAAAGGACAAAAATATCTTGATTTTTACGGAGGTCATGCGGTAATTTCTATCGGGCATAACCATCCGCATTATCAAATTCAATTAAAAAAACAATTAGATAAAATATCTTTCTATTCAAACTCGGTTCAGAACGAATTGCAAACTGAATTAGCAGATAAATTAGGAAAACTGTCAGGTTTGGAAGATTACAATCTGTTTTTATGTAATTCCGGAGCTGAAGCAAACGAAAATGCTTTAAAATTGGCTTCTTTTCACAACGGAAAAAGTAAGGTGTTATATTTTTCAGGTTCTTTCCATGGAAGAACTTCAGCAGCGGTTTCTGTGACCGATAATCCAAAAATCGTAGCTCCGGTAAACTATGACGAAAGATTTATCAGATCTGAATGGAATAATATCGAACAGCTTGAAACCGTTTTTGAAAATCAGGGAAGCGAAATTTCATCTGTAATTATTGAAGGAATTCAGGGAGTTGGCGGAATTATGATTCCAACGGTTGAATTTTTAACAAAAATCAAAGAACTGTGCGAAAAATACGGTGCGGTTTTGATTTTAGATGAAGTTCAGTCAGGTTACGGAAGAAGCGGACATTTCTTTGCTCATCAGGAATTTGGAATTGAAGCAGATATTATCACAACGGCAAAAGGAATGGGAAATGGCTTTCCAATCGGCGGAGTATTGATTCATCCGAAATTTCAGGCAAGTAACGGCTTGCTGGGAACAACTTTTGGCGGGAATCACTTAGCTTGTGTAGCTGCGATTGCAGTTTTGGACGTGATGAAAGATGAGAATCTCATCGAAAATGCTCAGGAAATGGGCGAATATATTGAAAATGAATTGAAAGATTTTCCACATATTAAAACCATCCGAAGGAAAGGCTTGATGATTGGGATTGAACTCGACAGGGATTGCTCGGACGTGAGGAATAGCCTGTTGTACGATCATCATATTTTCACCGGAAACTCCAATGATAAGACTGTGTTGAGGATTCTTCCGGCGCTTAACATTAAAAAAGAAGAAACTGATCTATTCATCGGTGCTTTGCAAGAAGTATTGGAGAATATTTAA
- the argC gene encoding N-acetyl-gamma-glutamyl-phosphate reductase — protein sequence MINQKEIKTAGIIGANGYTGSELVRLLAFHPNVTLSFLYSRSNSGTIISDLYPDLTTVCEMVLTDQSEEVDILFLCLPHKESQNWLAKNHIKDETLVIDLGNDFRLDGNFANRDFIYGLPEINKKQLSGAKSIANPGCFATAIQLALLPLAQKSLLNEVYTTGITGSTGAGQSLQTTTHFTWRNDNISAYKTLTHQHVDEILQQLVSFNTNEISLNFVPWRGDFARGIFTSSTVKTDLELSDINQLFRDFYADEPFVKVSEKAIDLKQVVNTNRCVIHIEKSGNVAVIHSAIDNLLKGASGQAVQNMNLAMNWEENLGLNLKPIAF from the coding sequence ATGATTAATCAAAAAGAAATAAAAACAGCAGGAATAATAGGCGCCAACGGTTATACAGGAAGCGAATTGGTACGCCTGTTGGCTTTTCATCCCAATGTGACTTTGAGTTTTTTATATAGTCGTTCAAATTCGGGGACAATAATTTCAGATCTGTACCCGGATCTAACGACGGTTTGTGAAATGGTTTTAACGGATCAATCTGAAGAGGTAGATATTTTATTTTTATGTCTTCCTCATAAAGAAAGTCAGAATTGGCTGGCTAAAAATCATATAAAAGATGAAACATTAGTAATCGATTTAGGAAATGATTTTCGTTTAGATGGAAATTTCGCAAACAGAGATTTTATCTACGGTCTGCCTGAGATCAACAAAAAACAACTTTCAGGAGCAAAAAGTATTGCAAATCCTGGATGTTTTGCAACGGCGATTCAACTGGCTTTGCTTCCATTAGCTCAAAAAAGTTTGTTAAATGAAGTGTACACAACGGGAATTACAGGTTCTACAGGTGCGGGTCAGTCTTTGCAGACAACGACGCATTTTACCTGGAGAAATGATAATATTTCAGCCTATAAAACTTTGACACATCAACATGTGGATGAGATTTTACAGCAATTAGTTTCTTTTAATACGAATGAAATCAGTCTGAATTTTGTTCCATGGAGGGGAGATTTTGCGAGAGGAATTTTTACGAGTTCCACGGTGAAAACAGATTTAGAACTTTCAGATATCAATCAATTGTTTAGAGATTTTTATGCAGATGAGCCTTTTGTAAAGGTAAGTGAGAAAGCAATTGATTTAAAGCAGGTTGTCAACACGAATCGCTGTGTGATTCATATAGAAAAGAGTGGAAATGTTGCGGTTATTCACTCAGCGATTGACAATTTGTTAAAAGGAGCTTCCGGACAAGCGGTTCAAAATATGAATCTTGCAATGAACTGGGAAGAAAATTTAGGATTAAATTTAAAACCAATCGCATTTTAA
- the argG gene encoding argininosuccinate synthase: MSKKVILAFSGGLDTSYCAKYLSETLGYEVYAVTVNTGGFSKEEEKELEKKAFNLGVRGYRCVDAQEDYYNSCVKYLIFGNVLKNNTYPLSVSAERTIQAQEIAKYAIEIGADAIAHGSTGAGNDQVRFDLIFQVMCPNVEIITPIRDMALSREEEIEFLKSHGYEMEFQKAQYSVNKGLWGTSVGGKETLTSRNYLPEEAFPSQIKETQPSELEIEFKNGEVVAVNGENFEHSVYAIQKIEKLASAYGIGRDIHVGDTIVGIKGRVGFEAAAASVIIKAHHLLEKHTLSKYQQMMKSQLSDWYGNWLHEALFLDPVMRNIESFLDDSQKKVSGKVFVTLHPYRFILNGIESKHDLMSDKFGSYGEANRAWTGEDVKGYTKIVSNSLNIYHQINN; encoded by the coding sequence ATGAGCAAGAAAGTAATCTTAGCGTTTAGCGGAGGTTTAGATACCTCTTACTGTGCCAAATATTTGAGTGAAACACTTGGATATGAAGTATATGCAGTGACTGTAAATACCGGAGGTTTTTCTAAAGAAGAAGAAAAAGAACTGGAGAAAAAAGCCTTCAATCTTGGGGTGAGAGGATACAGGTGCGTAGATGCTCAGGAAGATTATTACAATTCTTGTGTAAAGTATTTGATCTTTGGGAATGTCTTGAAAAATAATACATATCCATTATCTGTAAGTGCAGAACGTACGATTCAGGCGCAGGAAATTGCAAAATATGCGATTGAGATCGGTGCTGATGCGATTGCTCACGGAAGTACAGGTGCGGGAAATGACCAGGTTCGTTTCGATTTGATCTTCCAGGTGATGTGCCCGAATGTAGAAATTATTACGCCGATTCGTGATATGGCTTTATCCCGTGAAGAAGAAATTGAGTTTTTGAAAAGTCATGGTTACGAAATGGAATTTCAAAAAGCGCAATATTCTGTAAATAAAGGACTTTGGGGGACTTCAGTTGGTGGAAAAGAAACTTTGACTTCAAGAAATTATCTTCCCGAAGAAGCTTTTCCATCACAAATTAAAGAAACTCAACCTTCAGAACTGGAAATCGAGTTTAAAAATGGTGAAGTTGTAGCGGTAAACGGAGAAAATTTTGAACATTCTGTTTATGCAATTCAAAAAATTGAAAAATTAGCTTCTGCTTACGGAATTGGTCGTGATATCCACGTTGGAGACACGATTGTCGGAATTAAAGGAAGAGTAGGTTTTGAGGCAGCAGCTGCGTCTGTAATTATAAAAGCACATCATTTATTGGAAAAACATACGCTTTCAAAATATCAGCAGATGATGAAATCTCAGTTATCCGACTGGTACGGAAACTGGCTTCATGAAGCGCTTTTCTTAGACCCTGTGATGAGAAACATCGAATCTTTCTTAGATGATTCTCAAAAAAAAGTAAGCGGAAAAGTATTTGTAACCCTTCATCCCTATAGATTTATCCTAAATGGAATTGAATCTAAACATGATTTAATGTCTGATAAATTCGGAAGCTATGGCGAAGCAAACAGAGCTTGGACAGGTGAAGATGTAAAAGGCTACACGAAAATCGTAAGTAATTCCTTAAATATATATCATCAGATAAATAATTAA
- a CDS encoding GNAT family N-acetyltransferase, whose amino-acid sequence MEIEISSSMHLMYVSEIQQEMYDSAQRRGTGIAKRSIEYLSKKISEGNAVVATENGEWVGFCYIETWSHGQFVANSGLIVSPKFRHGGIATLIKDRVFALSREKFPNAKIFGLTTGLAVMKINSDLGYKPVIYSELTQDEEFWNGCKNCVNYEILMKKERKNCLCTAMLFVPDNNKVNEVVNDQPENQYQNEQESNLSV is encoded by the coding sequence ATGGAAATAGAAATTTCCTCGTCCATGCATCTAATGTATGTGAGTGAAATACAGCAGGAAATGTATGATTCTGCACAGCGAAGAGGGACGGGTATTGCAAAACGTTCTATAGAATATTTAAGTAAAAAGATTTCAGAAGGCAATGCTGTTGTAGCCACTGAAAACGGAGAGTGGGTGGGTTTCTGTTATATAGAGACTTGGTCGCATGGTCAGTTTGTGGCCAACTCGGGATTAATTGTTTCTCCAAAATTCAGGCATGGAGGTATTGCAACCTTAATCAAAGATAGAGTGTTTGCATTATCCAGAGAGAAATTTCCCAATGCGAAAATATTTGGCTTGACAACCGGCCTTGCTGTGATGAAAATCAACAGTGATTTAGGGTACAAACCTGTAATTTATTCTGAATTGACACAAGATGAGGAATTTTGGAACGGTTGCAAGAACTGTGTGAATTATGAAATTTTAATGAAAAAGGAACGTAAGAACTGTCTTTGTACAGCAATGCTTTTCGTTCCCGATAATAATAAAGTAAATGAGGTTGTAAATGATCAACCCGAAAATCAATATCAAAATGAGCAAGAAAGTAATCTTAGCGTTTAG
- a CDS encoding transposase-like zinc-binding domain-containing protein, which translates to MENNCPKCKSTNIVKSGIINEKQRFHCKDCNYYFTVKKLGKQIDDYYVTKALQLYLEGLSFREIERIIGVSHVTISSWIKKYNITRPPHSGFHPVYKILKQNELIEYIAKEENIKDSGLIITQFADKYMLIKWERFKK; encoded by the coding sequence ATGGAAAATAACTGTCCGAAATGTAAGAGTACAAATATTGTAAAAAGCGGAATCATTAATGAAAAACAAAGGTTTCATTGTAAGGATTGTAACTATTATTTTACGGTAAAAAAACTTGGTAAACAGATTGATGATTATTACGTAACAAAAGCTTTGCAACTATATCTTGAAGGATTGAGTTTCCGTGAAATAGAGCGAATCATAGGCGTTTCTCATGTAACAATCAGTTCATGGATCAAGAAATATAACATCACAAGACCTCCTCATTCTGGCTTTCATCCTGTTTATAAAATTTTAAAACAAAATGAGCTGATTGAATATATTGCCAAAGAAGAAAACATTAAAGATTCCGGTTTAATTATTACCCAATTTGCAGATAAATATATGTTGATCAAATGGGAACGTTTTAAGAAATAA
- a CDS encoding porin has protein sequence MKKILSFIGLALISCSVYGQGSPDYGNGLKINLNPEGDKYVRFILWDQFWIRNTEMNPGSMVGGEPTDNTWNLGNRRARILAYAQVTKRYMILLHFGMNNQTFINGGATGTTGTGGYGNGKKTQLFFHDAWNEYAVIMPGEAGKFSLTLGGGLHYYMGLSRMTMASTLNFLTVDSPIFSWPLIDNSDQFARQMGVFAKGKYGKFEYRMSLNKPFATDLTPPNTLVPGNEVAVDNNGNPNWSKAGYFEYQFLDTESNLLPFKVGSYLGTKKVFNVGAGFYHQAEGTRTSVNSNIEKHDITLLSVDAFADIPLGEAKNKMAVSAYAGYFNYNFGPNYVRNLGTMNIAANDPNFVGQRALAGPGNLQPMIGTGNVVYAQAGLLLPNQAEKPKVRIQPFAAYTYKDFEAFDKPSSQFDVGANWFLDGHHAKITTQYSTRPVYTSPTESPKSKGEFIVQLQIYL, from the coding sequence ATGAAGAAAATATTAAGTTTTATTGGATTAGCTTTAATTAGCTGTTCTGTATACGGTCAAGGTTCTCCTGATTATGGAAATGGTTTAAAAATAAATTTAAATCCTGAAGGAGATAAATATGTTAGATTTATTTTATGGGATCAGTTCTGGATCAGGAACACAGAAATGAATCCTGGAAGTATGGTTGGAGGTGAGCCTACCGATAATACCTGGAATTTAGGAAACCGAAGAGCTCGTATTTTGGCTTACGCACAAGTAACCAAGCGTTATATGATCTTATTGCATTTCGGAATGAATAATCAGACTTTCATCAACGGTGGTGCAACCGGAACAACCGGAACGGGGGGCTACGGAAACGGCAAAAAAACACAACTTTTCTTTCATGATGCCTGGAATGAATATGCCGTAATTATGCCGGGTGAAGCAGGAAAATTCAGCTTAACTTTAGGAGGTGGGCTTCATTATTACATGGGACTTTCCCGCATGACAATGGCTTCAACATTAAACTTTCTTACAGTAGATTCTCCTATTTTCAGTTGGCCTTTAATTGATAATTCCGACCAGTTTGCAAGACAAATGGGAGTTTTCGCAAAAGGTAAATATGGAAAGTTTGAATACCGAATGAGTTTAAACAAGCCATTCGCAACAGATTTAACTCCTCCAAATACTTTAGTTCCAGGAAATGAAGTTGCAGTTGACAACAACGGAAACCCAAATTGGTCTAAAGCGGGTTATTTCGAATACCAATTTTTAGATACAGAATCAAATCTTCTTCCTTTCAAAGTAGGTTCTTACTTAGGGACAAAAAAAGTTTTCAACGTCGGTGCAGGTTTTTATCATCAAGCCGAAGGAACGAGAACTTCAGTCAACTCAAACATCGAAAAACACGACATCACCCTACTTTCCGTAGATGCTTTTGCCGATATTCCTTTAGGTGAAGCAAAAAATAAAATGGCAGTTTCGGCTTATGCAGGATATTTCAACTATAATTTCGGACCCAATTACGTTAGAAATTTAGGAACAATGAATATCGCAGCCAACGACCCAAATTTCGTCGGACAAAGAGCTTTGGCTGGTCCCGGAAATTTACAGCCGATGATCGGTACAGGAAATGTAGTTTATGCTCAAGCGGGTTTGTTACTTCCCAATCAGGCAGAAAAACCGAAAGTCAGAATTCAGCCTTTTGCAGCTTACACTTACAAAGATTTTGAAGCATTCGACAAACCATCTTCACAGTTTGATGTGGGAGCCAACTGGTTTTTAGACGGGCATCATGCGAAAATCACTACTCAATATTCTACAAGACCAGTGTACACAAGCCCGACTGAGAGCCCGAAATCTAAAGGAGAATTTATTGTACAACTTCAGATCTATTTATAA